From Cohaesibacter gelatinilyticus, the proteins below share one genomic window:
- a CDS encoding SecDF P1 head subdomain-containing protein: MRKLITGIMALGVAGALVWTGTKIQSNLYEDQCLDLGGGRNPGNFPICVVVQNDPYLLIGPIAITANDIVSIKPGALSSGNRIVHIELKKEIAAALSGFTRHSVGQPMAMKIDGKTVSSPVIREAIESTKYDIALSEETAKDLIAHLSPD, translated from the coding sequence GTGAGAAAACTGATAACAGGCATCATGGCGCTTGGCGTTGCAGGTGCACTGGTCTGGACAGGCACCAAAATCCAATCGAACCTGTATGAAGACCAATGTCTGGATCTGGGTGGAGGACGCAATCCCGGGAATTTCCCCATATGCGTTGTGGTTCAAAATGATCCCTACCTGTTGATCGGCCCGATAGCAATCACCGCCAATGATATTGTATCGATCAAGCCAGGAGCGCTGTCATCCGGCAACCGGATCGTTCATATTGAACTGAAAAAAGAAATCGCAGCTGCCTTGTCAGGCTTCACACGACACTCAGTCGGGCAGCCCATGGCCATGAAGATAGATGGGAAAACAGTCAGCTCCCCCGTCATTCGCGAAGCAATAGAGTCCACCAAATATGACATTGCCCTCTCTGAGGAGACAGCCAAAGATCTGATCGCGCATTTATCACCAGATTAG
- a CDS encoding DUF1963 domain-containing protein, producing the protein MIRTWLKSLIGSKAPQQQTTSTPYAEPTEQELQEARDRLDELAKLAIFGDIGGMRPQKDNRATSWWGGNFLGAKGEEVPICSQSGRPMHPVLQIRVDELPERPPEFEGLALITIWMDLQSQSLEDGTNGNTFAVRSYDDLAPLVPLGFGYRESPELPTFPVRWRDAALEQPGWEDMADEVPTNVACASDDDWFFNSHYASDHYYELRSRYPIKLGGWPAWIQGSNWPRDGQYFLQIDATDKGKLYLGDAGSCYIFKTPQSWEIKKDCY; encoded by the coding sequence ATGATCAGAACATGGTTGAAATCACTCATCGGCAGCAAAGCCCCACAACAACAGACGACGAGCACCCCATATGCCGAACCGACGGAACAGGAGTTGCAGGAAGCGCGTGATCGTCTGGATGAATTGGCCAAACTCGCCATTTTCGGGGACATTGGCGGCATGCGTCCACAAAAGGACAATCGGGCTACAAGCTGGTGGGGTGGCAATTTTCTGGGTGCAAAGGGCGAAGAAGTCCCTATCTGCTCACAATCCGGACGCCCCATGCATCCTGTCCTTCAAATCCGCGTGGATGAGCTTCCTGAAAGACCGCCGGAATTCGAAGGCCTTGCCCTGATCACCATCTGGATGGATTTGCAATCCCAATCTTTGGAAGATGGCACAAACGGCAACACCTTTGCTGTGCGCAGCTATGATGATCTTGCACCCCTCGTTCCCCTGGGATTTGGCTATCGGGAAAGCCCGGAACTGCCGACATTTCCCGTCCGCTGGCGCGACGCCGCCCTTGAACAACCTGGCTGGGAAGACATGGCGGACGAAGTGCCGACAAATGTCGCCTGCGCTTCAGATGATGACTGGTTCTTCAATAGCCACTATGCGTCAGATCACTATTATGAGCTACGCTCCCGATATCCCATAAAGCTTGGTGGCTGGCCCGCATGGATACAGGGCTCCAACTGGCCCCGCGACGGACAATATTTCTTGCAGATCGATGCAACAGACAAGGGCAAATTATATCTGGGCGACGCCGGATCCTGCTACATCTTCAAAACACCCCAAAGCTGGGAAATCAAAAAAGACTGCTATTGA